GCGGCGCGCTGCGCCGGGTCGCCGCCGGCCAGGAACAGCCGCAGGTCGCGGAACCAGGGCGCCATCCAGTCCAGGCCGCTTTCGCAGGCCGCGACCGCGAGGTCGACGACGCGGTCCTGTTCGATCACGCAGACGTGAGGGCCGGCCACCGTGGCCATGCGCGCTATTTTCATACCCGTTCCTTGAGTTGTTGGATGGTTGGTTGGATGGAGAGCGGCCCGGGGCCGGGGCCGCGACAGGGGCGCCGGGCCGCCCTCAGGCGGCGAGGTCCCGCATCACCTCGTACAGGGCCGGCTGCCGCTCGAAGCCGATGCCCGGGGTCTCGGGCAGGCTGGCCTGGCCGTCGGCGATCCGGACTTCGTCGCTGAAGCCGCTGAAGAGGCCGAAGGTGTCCGGATACGACTCGCAGGCCCCCAGCCCGAGGCCGCCCGCGAGATGCAGGCACATCATGTTGCCGCCGTGCGGGTACAGGGACTGGCGCGTGAAGCCGTGCGCCTCGGCCACGGCGACCACCTTCAGGTACTCGGTGATGCCGAAGGCCAGCGGCGGGTCGATCTGGATGATGTCGCGGTCGGGGCGAAAGCCGCCGTAGGTGAGGAAATGATCGAGTTCGAGCGCGCAGGCCATGTTCTCGCCGGTGGCCAGCGGCCCCTCGTAGGCCTGCGCCAGCGCGGCATAGGTTCCGTACTCGAGCGAATCGCAGGGCTCCTCGAACCAGCGCAGGCCGTAGGGCGAGATGGCCCGGGCGTAGGCGTGCGCCGCCTCGTGACCGAAGGAGCAGCTGGCGTCGACGGCCAGGTTGCGACCCTCCCCCATCACGCTCAGGATGGCCTCGATGCGCCGGCAATCCTGGGCCACCGGCAGGCCGCCGACCTTCATCTTGACCATGGTGTAGCCGGCCTCGCGGTGGCGCGCCATCTCGGCCCTGAGATCGTCCGCGGTCTGCCCGGGAAAGTACCAGCCACCGCCGACATAGGTGGGAACGCGCTCGCGCACCGCCCCGCCGCTGTAGCGCTCGGCCAGCAGCCGGTGCAGGGGCTGCTGCGCGACCTTGGCCACGAGATCCCACACGGCCACGTCGACCGTGCCCATCGGGATCGCGCGCTCGGCATAGCCGCCGCGCCGCTCGCGGTGCTGGCCGCAGGCCATGATGGCGGCCGGATCGAAATTCTCGCCCGCCTCGTCCAGCAGGCTGTCCGGATCGGCCGCCAGGATGCGCGGCGCGATGCGCTCGCGGATCTGCTCGCCGCAGGCGTAGCGCCCGAAGGAGTTGAAGGCGTAGCCCACCAGGGGCCGGCCCTCGTGGATCACGTCCGACACCACCGCGACCACGGTGGTGGTCATCTGGCTGAAATCGGACCGGGCGTTGGACAGCCGCGTCTGCAAGGGGACGGCGCGCTCGACGATGCGGGTGATGCGCATGGCTTATTCGGCGGTGGCGCCCGAGGCCTTGACCGCGGCCGCGAACTTGTTCATCTGCTGCTGCACGAACACCACGCTCTGCGGATGCGGCACGACCGTGCGCTCGAAGGCGCTCTCGGCCAGCCTGGCCTGCATGTCCGGCCCCTCCAGGGCCTTGCCGATCGCCTCGACCAGCCGGTCGTGGCGCTCCTTCGGCAAGCCCTTGGGCGCCGCGACCACCCACAGCGAGACCGCGTCGACACTGGGGTAGCCGGCCTCGGCGAACGAGGGCACCTCGGGCATCAGCGGCGAGCGGCGGTTGCCCGTCACGGCGATCGGCGCGAGCACGCCGGTGCGCACCTGCTGGACCACCAGCCCCGGCAGCGAGAACATCATGTCGACCTGGCCGCCCAGCAGGTCGGCGGTGGCCGGGCCGGCCCCCTTGTAGGGAACGTGCAACAGCTTGATGCCGGCGGCCGTCTTGAAGGTCTCGCCGTGCAGGTGGATGACGGTGCCGGCGCCGGCCGAAGCGAAGTTGAGCTGGTCGGGATTGGCCTTGGCCTGGGCCACGATCTCGGCCACCGTTCTCGCCTTGACGCGCCGGGCATTCACCACCAGCACGCCCGTGGCCGTGGCCACCACCGAGAGGAAGTCGAAGTCGCGCAGGCTGTCATAGGGCAGCTTGGCGTACAGGCTCGGATTGATCGCGAAGGCGGTGTCCAGCAGGCCCAGGGTGTAGCCGTCGGGCTGGGCCCGCGCCACCACGCCGGTGCCGATGGTGCTGCCGGCGCCGCCGTTGTTCTCGATGACGACCTGCTGCCCGAGCACCGTGCCCAGGCGCTGCGCCAGCATGCGGCCGAGCAGGTCGGTGCTGCCCCCCGGCCCGTAGGGCACGATCATGCGTATCGGCCGGCTCGGGTAGTCGTCGGCGGCGAAGGCCCCGGTTGCCGCACCGCACATGGCGATGCACAGGGCGGCCCCCAGGCGGCGCAGCAAAGAGTCCATGGAATCCCCTTGTCAAATGGCCGGCAGGAGCGGTTCGTTCGCGGGCCGGTGCTGAAAAGTATAGGAAGCGGGCCGCGCGAAGAACATGGACTGGATTGGCCGCAATTTGGATTTTTTTGGTGCGCCTATGCGGGGGGCGGCGCGCCGCCGCCTTTCGCCCCGGCGCTGCGGTAGCCGCTCGGGCTCATGCCCTGCAGCCGGCGGAAGCGCCGGGCGAAATAGGCCTCGTCCTGGAAGCCGACGCGGGCGGCGATCTCGGCGATCGGCCGGCTCGAGCCCAGCAGCAGCCGGCAGGCCAGGTCCATGCGCTGGTCGGTCAGGATGTCCACGAAGGTGCGGCCCGTTTCCTTCTTCAGCAGATGGGCCAGGTAGTTCGTCGAGAGGAAGGCGGCCGCGGCGGCATCGGCCAGCGTGATCGGCTCGCCCAGGTGCTCGCGCATGTAGCGGCTCACCCGCGCCAGCGAAGCGCGGCGGCTGCCGCGCAGCGTGTTGGCCTGCGCCAGCGCCTGCAGTTCGTCCTGGTGGCGCCGGCACACCAGGC
This Variovorax terrae DNA region includes the following protein-coding sequences:
- a CDS encoding enolase C-terminal domain-like protein, whose translation is MRITRIVERAVPLQTRLSNARSDFSQMTTTVVAVVSDVIHEGRPLVGYAFNSFGRYACGEQIRERIAPRILAADPDSLLDEAGENFDPAAIMACGQHRERRGGYAERAIPMGTVDVAVWDLVAKVAQQPLHRLLAERYSGGAVRERVPTYVGGGWYFPGQTADDLRAEMARHREAGYTMVKMKVGGLPVAQDCRRIEAILSVMGEGRNLAVDASCSFGHEAAHAYARAISPYGLRWFEEPCDSLEYGTYAALAQAYEGPLATGENMACALELDHFLTYGGFRPDRDIIQIDPPLAFGITEYLKVVAVAEAHGFTRQSLYPHGGNMMCLHLAGGLGLGACESYPDTFGLFSGFSDEVRIADGQASLPETPGIGFERQPALYEVMRDLAA
- a CDS encoding Bug family tripartite tricarboxylate transporter substrate binding protein; this encodes MDSLLRRLGAALCIAMCGAATGAFAADDYPSRPIRMIVPYGPGGSTDLLGRMLAQRLGTVLGQQVVIENNGGAGSTIGTGVVARAQPDGYTLGLLDTAFAINPSLYAKLPYDSLRDFDFLSVVATATGVLVVNARRVKARTVAEIVAQAKANPDQLNFASAGAGTVIHLHGETFKTAAGIKLLHVPYKGAGPATADLLGGQVDMMFSLPGLVVQQVRTGVLAPIAVTGNRRSPLMPEVPSFAEAGYPSVDAVSLWVVAAPKGLPKERHDRLVEAIGKALEGPDMQARLAESAFERTVVPHPQSVVFVQQQMNKFAAAVKASGATAE